The Bdellovibrionales bacterium CG10_big_fil_rev_8_21_14_0_10_45_34 sequence TTTTTTAAGCAAGCGCTCGCGGGCGAGCCACTCACAATCCATGGGGACGGCGAACAAACAAGAAGTTTTTGTTATGTCTCAGATTTGGTTGAAGGAATTTTTTTGACTATGCAGAGCGACTGCACTGAACCCATCAACTTAGGAAGCGTTTTTGAGTTTAAGGTAAAAGATTTTGCAAGTCAGGTCTTGAAACTTACAAGGTCAAGGAGCTCGCTCGAATTTCTACCAGCTAGACAGGACGATCCACTTCAGCGCCGACCTGACATATCCCGCGCGGAAACGTTGTTGGGTTGGTCACCAAAGGTAGCACTTGAGGATGGTCTTCTTAAAACACTAGAGTATTTCTCGAATTAGCTTCATCTGCTTGCACATTTGTCACATATGGCCCCTGTTGCCCACGAGAAGAAACAAACCTTCTTTTGCGATGAAAGATAACGCAGGAAGTCCCACAAGTGACTCCGTACGATAACGCAGGAAGTCCCACAAGTGACTCCGTACCTTAGTAAGCGTTGGGAGAGATAAAGCCGCGAAAGATGGTTAGAAATAATATCTTCAAATCAAAAACCAGTGACCAGTGAGTGATGTAGTAAATATCGTGCTGAATGCGACCCTCAAGGCTCGTGTTACCTCGAAAGCCATTGATCTGGGCCCAGCCCGTAACACCCGCCTTCACTTTGTGCCTTAACATATAGCCCGGAATTTGAGAGCGAAACTGGTCAACAAAAACAGGCCGTTCGGGCCGAGGTCCTACTAAACTCATATTACCAACAAATACATTAAAGAACTGCGGAAGTTCATCGAGTGAGGTTTTGCGAAGCCAGCGTCCGAGTGTAGTTGTCCGCCCGTCATTTGAAGAGGCCCAGACTGCACCCGTCTTCTGCTCAGCATCCGTCACCATGCTTCGAAACTTAAGCATTTGAAACTTTACACCGTCGAGCCCCATCCTTTCTTGCTTATAAAAAATAGGCCCTCTAGATGTGAGTTTAATCAGTAGAGGTATCAAGAGTAGCAACGGAGAAAATAAAAGTATCAGAGCAACAGATCCGCAAATATCAAAAAGTCTTTTGGCGACCGCGTTCCAGCCCACAAGCGGTGAGTTGTTGAGTGTGACGACCGGAAGACCGTCTATATCTTCGAGCTCAAATCCTAACACAGAATATTTAAGAATGTCGGGCACTATTCTAACGTACACATGGTGAAGGGCGGCAAGCTCTAGTATCGCCTCAAGATGATTCATATCTTGATTACGTAAACAGACGACAAGTTGATCAACGCTGCCCTTTTCTAGAAGTTTTTGTAGATCTTCAAGGCTTCCTGATGCGTCCAGCGATTGCGATTCAGTGCCAAGACGAAGCCATCCAAAAAACTGAATCCCTAGCTCGGGGCGAGCCTGTATTCTTGCGGTAAAATTGTCGACAAGCTGACCGTCTCCGATGAGAAGGACCCACCGTTGGTTCTTCCCTTTTTTTCGCAGACCTCGAAGAATCAGGCGTACACAAACTCGAGCTCCCACGAGACCGGTTGATGCTAAAACAAGAAATAAAACCATCACTGCTCGAGACATTTCTTCGCGAGCAAAGAAATGAGTAAGAGTTGTCATAAGAACGAAAGTTAACCCAATTCCCTTTATGACAGAGAAAAACTCTCCAAACGGATTGCTCAATCGCCAGCTTTTGTAGGCTCCCATGATTTGAAGCCCTAAATAGGTCAAAAAGAGAAGAACAAGATTCATGAACGCATATTTCGAGTAATCTTGAATTCCTGCAGGATTGAGGATTTCAATGCCGCTAGCGGAAGCTCTTAAAAAAACTGAGACCCACCAGGCCAAAGAGACAATGAGAGCGTCGGAGATTTGAAATAACAGGCGAAAGAAGCGATGATGGGTTCGAAGCATAAAGCGATAAAATCACAGTCTTGTGGGAAAGGAAAGACCTTGGACGCGACGCCAGCTCATGGGGCCAAAGAAGCCGAGGCAGTGGCCGACGACGCCATTCAAGACGAGGCCGCAAGTGACGAATCCTTCGCTGATAAGGCAACTGATCGCGTGGCACCATTCGACCCTCAACTCAAAGTTGCCTTAGTTCACGATTGGATCAATGGCTTTCGCGGCGGTGAGAAAGTTCTGTTAGAGCTTACCCGATTGTTTCCGGCGGCTCCGATCTATTGCTTGTTTTACAAAAAGGGCTCTTGCCACCCAGAGATTGAGTCTCACGAAATCAGACCTAGCTTTCTTAACCGTTTGCCGGGAGCAGACAAATACTACCGCCATTTCTTACCGCTCTTTCCGCTAGCCGCTGAAACGCTGATTGATGAAAAGTATGATCTCATCGTCTCGACATCTCACGCCGTGGCTAAATCAATTGCCACCAAGGGGGCAATCCACTGGAGCTACGTCCACTCGCCGATGCGCTATGTTTGGGATCGGTTTGATGACTACTTTGGTAAGTATCCGCTTGCGCTAAGAGAGGCGATTGTGCGGCCTATAGCTTCGGTCCTTCAGTGTTACGATGTCAAAACTGCGGGTAGAGCTGCCCACTATGTTGCTAACTCGCAGTTTATCGCACAGCGAATTCGAGTTTTTTACAATAAAACCGCCGAGGTTATTCATCCTCCGGTTGATACTATGCCTTGGCTTGAAGTCACGAGGGCACCGAAAGATCACTACTTGTTTTTTTCGGCACTAGTTCCTTATAAACAGGCGGAGATGGCAGCTCAAGCCTGCATTCAACTGAAAAAGAAATTGGTTATGATGGGGCGAGGTCCGCAAGAGAGTGAACTCAAAGAAAAGTTTGGTAAATCTGAATACATCAAATTTTTGATTTCGCCTACCGACGAGCAAATTGTCGAACAGTTTTCAACGGCACGCGCACTGTTGTTACCTGGTATAGAAGACTTTGGCATTGTGATGGCCGAGGCTATTATCGCTGGACTTCCCGTGATTGCTCCTAAAATGGGGGGTGCTTTAGACATTGTTGAAAATGGAGTGACGGGGCTACTCTTTGACTGCATGACCTCAGGCGGAGAAGCCGCTCGGCAAAGTGAGCTTTCGAATATAAAAGATTTCATTGGTCTTCATCTAACACTCGCAAAGCTGACAGAAGCTATCGAAGATTTTGAAAAGGCTCCCCTTCACATTGATAACGATACTCGTACGAAGATCGCAGAAAAGTTTGCTCCCAAGGCTTTCACGCAGAAAGTTCTGAGGTCTATTAAGAAGACTTTAAGCTAGAGACCGAACCGTGTCTGACCAAGCCTTCAATTGCTATGAGAAATCACCCATCGAGTGATTCAAGAGCACTCTATTTTAGAGTCTCCGACACGGAAACTAAGCATCGCCATTTCTTGTCAGGACGTATGCCTTCAGAAGTGCAACTAATATGAGATCCAGCATTGGAAGAGCTTGAAAAAGGATCGCCAATTTGCTTATGGTCCCACTCCTCAACGGCATTAGGATCTTCTGAGCTCATCAACTTTTCAATTTTCGCCATAGCTAATTTTAAAGGTCTTTCAGAAATCTTCTTCTCAATTTTTACAGTACCGCTACCGACACCGACCGAATTTACAACGGGCACAAATAGAGTGCACCCTTCGCCATGCCCATTTGGGTGAAATGGCGGACACTTTAATGTAAAGGGTGATCTTTTGCCATTTCCATCAAAGATCGGGTAGATTGCCATCATAGCCATTTCATCACTTGGTCTTTCTTTTGCCTCAACAATGTTTTTAGCTATATCCTTTAGGACTGGCGCAGACACTTCGTGTTGAACCGATACCAGAACTTTTGCATGAACTGTAGAAACAAAAAAGAACGTGATAAGAAAAATTACTTTCATAAGTACCTCTCGAGTATAGGTTAGATATTACACGATCTTGAAAAAGTCCAGTCATCTCAGAGACGTGACTAAAACCAAATCGCCGATCACGATTAGATTCGGATAGTTCGATTAGGTGACCGCTGCCAGCTCATGTAGAAGCACATGTTCAAAGGGGGCGAAATTGGTTTGTAACCGAGGGATTACAGTTATGCTTAGCTTTTTGCTAAACGGATATCAGCCAAATCTTCAAAGCCCGTTTCTCAAACTGCCGTAGATTTGAATTCTACGTCAAAAGTGAAAGTACAATTTACAAAGACGCGTTCAAAAAATCAGCGATATATTTCAGCAAGTCTCAAAGCTCATATTTGGAAGCGCGACAAGGGATGCTGTCAGAAGTGTGGAACAAATAGAAATCTTAACTTTGACCACATAAGACCCATCGCCTACGGGGGAGTGTCAGAATCTCATAATCTCAGACTTCTATGCTTTTCGTGCAATGGACGCCAGTGGGTAAGAAACTCCTCTAGTCGCTTGAAAGATATCTCTAGGTAAAAAAAGAGCTAAAGCGTTCAAAAGGGTGCAGATGCAAGAGCGCAGATATAAAATTTCCCAGAGGCGTAGTACCTCTACGTCGAAGAGAAATTTTATAGCGAGCACGAAGCAAATGTGCCCTTTTTCATCGACTCAAGTGTGCTAAAAACCCAGATTGCGAGTGGGACGGTAAGCGCAGTCTGAGGAGGAGCGAGGCGTGGCCCGCTGAGAGCTAAAGCGTTCAAAAGGGTGCAGATGCAAGAGCGCAGATGTAAAATTTCTCGGAGGCGTAGTTCCACTACGTCGAAGAGAAATTTTATAGCGAGCACGAAGCAAATGTGCCCTTTTCAACGCTTTAGTAACGGGTGTAGCGGGACTTAGTACTATCCAACGCCGCCGTATCCAGCTTCAACATCAATTCTTGCCTTGTCCAACTTTTTGAAATGGTTTTCTTATCAAAGTTGAGCGACTGAGGCTTGCAGGCTTCTACACAAATTCCGCATTGAACACATGTTGAATAGTCTACTTCAAAAATCTCGATCAACTTCTCTACTCGTTGACCAAACTTATTGAACTTCTGCGCTTCGGTGCGCACAAATGGTACAGACTGAATTCGGATGGATCCCACGGGGCAAACGCGTTCGCACTCATGGCAACCAGTGCATAAGAGAAAATCATTCTTCAAACTTTGGCAAGAAGCTGGATGCACAGACTTTTCTATGAAAGGATGCTCGACGGTAACAGCTTTGGTAGCTACTCCCCGGCGAAACCTCGCTATGAGCATTTTTATCCACGATAACACTTTTGGCTTCTCAATTAAGCAAGAATCTGCACTCGTTTGCAAAGAATGGATATCTGAATCTCTGGCGTTTTCAATTTCTTTCATTTGCATCACCACGAAGCCTCTAACTCTGATAACTCTGATAACTCTGATAACTCTAATACACTTTATCTCTGATTTCCCACAGACTGATACTCTTTTGAAAGAGTATCACCAATGTCTTGGTTTTTGGAATTTACAAGTTCAGCTTCTTGTAAAGAAAAACCTAAAGTTACTAGGGCCAAAGAGAGATCATTAACGATGATCCCTTTCACCAGCTCTTCTAGTTGATTTCGCATTCGAGTCGAGGGGCTAGAAATTCTTACGACGTCGGCACTCACCTCTATTTCGATCCAGCCACTTGAACCAAAAGCTCCGCCCCGCACTGTGCTTTTGGGCCAGTCAACGGAGTGAAGTTCTGCGGACTCTACTCGACTTTCTAGCGTGAGCGCCTTATGCAGAGCCAACAGCTCTTTAAAAGATGATCTTATCATGGCGATGACGGAATGAATTCTATGCAGGGCATCGCTTGTCTGGCCAAACTGACAGACGAAAGGCCCCATGACAAAAATTTGATTGCATGTCTCGCAGCTAATTCTTAACAGGCCTGACAGCCTTTCCCAAAGAATCACATCTTTCTCGATGTCGGTGAGCAACTGCTCGGCACGTGGAAAAAACTCAGAGAAAAAAGCACCAAGCTTCACAAGCTCGCCTAGCGAAAACTCTCGCCGAATTCCGCCGACTTTGAGAAATTGGGGGAGTACCCTATGACCGGTGGTCACCTCTAACCAATCACGGAGGCTCTCCGCCAGTAGAACTGAAGATTCATACATCGCTTTATCGCCTAAACACCCGAAGGTGTTTGTTAAAAGCTGAAACCCCCACTGCATCCTTTGAAACGTCAGTAAAAATTCTCGAATCATTTGTACTTTTTTAGAGACATGGATCGAATGG is a genomic window containing:
- a CDS encoding undecaprenyl-phosphate glucose phosphotransferase; this encodes MLRTHHRFFRLLFQISDALIVSLAWWVSVFLRASASGIEILNPAGIQDYSKYAFMNLVLLFLTYLGLQIMGAYKSWRLSNPFGEFFSVIKGIGLTFVLMTTLTHFFAREEMSRAVMVLFLVLASTGLVGARVCVRLILRGLRKKGKNQRWVLLIGDGQLVDNFTARIQARPELGIQFFGWLRLGTESQSLDASGSLEDLQKLLEKGSVDQLVVCLRNQDMNHLEAILELAALHHVYVRIVPDILKYSVLGFELEDIDGLPVVTLNNSPLVGWNAVAKRLFDICGSVALILLFSPLLLLIPLLIKLTSRGPIFYKQERMGLDGVKFQMLKFRSMVTDAEQKTGAVWASSNDGRTTTLGRWLRKTSLDELPQFFNVFVGNMSLVGPRPERPVFVDQFRSQIPGYMLRHKVKAGVTGWAQINGFRGNTSLEGRIQHDIYYITHWSLVFDLKILFLTIFRGFISPNAY
- a CDS encoding glycosyltransferase family 4 protein produces the protein MMGSKHKAIKSQSCGKGKTLDATPAHGAKEAEAVADDAIQDEAASDESFADKATDRVAPFDPQLKVALVHDWINGFRGGEKVLLELTRLFPAAPIYCLFYKKGSCHPEIESHEIRPSFLNRLPGADKYYRHFLPLFPLAAETLIDEKYDLIVSTSHAVAKSIATKGAIHWSYVHSPMRYVWDRFDDYFGKYPLALREAIVRPIASVLQCYDVKTAGRAAHYVANSQFIAQRIRVFYNKTAEVIHPPVDTMPWLEVTRAPKDHYLFFSALVPYKQAEMAAQACIQLKKKLVMMGRGPQESELKEKFGKSEYIKFLISPTDEQIVEQFSTARALLLPGIEDFGIVMAEAIIAGLPVIAPKMGGALDIVENGVTGLLFDCMTSGGEAARQSELSNIKDFIGLHLTLAKLTEAIEDFEKAPLHIDNDTRTKIAEKFAPKAFTQKVLRSIKKTLS